In the Papio anubis isolate 15944 chromosome 3, Panubis1.0, whole genome shotgun sequence genome, gccaccatgcccagctagccTAAGATTTTTATAACTTAATAGAAGCTTTCCTTTATTATTTGTTACCACATTGTTCTTGAGGTGATCTGGAACTAATTTAACAATTTGGCCTTGCTTACTGAGGCTGAGCTTTCTGAGCTTCAAGAGCATTCCTTACCTGTTATGACTTTCAGTAGCAAGTAACACGTCTGTAGCTGCCAGttatccttttattattttaaggctttttaaaattttaatttttcttagccacacacacaaatcttATTAAGGTTTTAGTTTCAAAAGTCATGCATGTCTGTTTAATACTTTCAAGCAATACAGGATAGAAAGGAAAAAGTCCtagtatttttcttcctctttaaaatCTCAACCCTTCTTTCCCCAGGTCACTAGTTAGAAGTGCGTCTTTCCAGACCTACTTTtctgtacatacacacacacactccctctctctctctctcactctctcttacacattctttctctctccctactccctctctctccctaccCCCTTCCATCCCCCTCTATTTTCTAAACAAAACAATCTCCACTGCTTTGTTACTTAAGctttttcattcagcagtatATTATGGACTTCTTTCCATATCAGCAATATAtatctgtttcattctttttaataatagctacaTGGTATTCCAATAAAATAGGTCAGAGCTTCCCAACCATTGTGCCTTAACATGGTTATAGGTGTGCCAGTGTACTGAATCCCTCAGGGAGCTGGGCAGGACTAAGAACTCCAGAGATGGAAAATGGTAAGATATTGAGGCAcgtatatatgaaatacataaaacCCTTtcattccttttacatttttctcaggaATTAAAAAGTCTTGCAACTAAAAAGCCTGATAAGATTGGTATTCCTGTTATTAAAGAAGGCATACTAGATGCTATTATGGTTTGGTTTGTGCTCCAGCTTGATGATGAACATAGTTTATCCACAAGTCCTAGTGAGGAAACATGTTGGGAACAGGCTGTCTATCCCGTACAGGACCTTACAGGTAggtcttgtcatttttttttttttttaaaccttttgcTTTAATCTTCTAAGTATTCGAgtcagtggcaaaaaaaaaaaaaaaaatcctttcgaTATGATGTTTTCAGTCAAGGGAGGTTGGTTAAATCTTTCagaactccattttttttttttcccaaaagaaatttgaaataggTAATATTTGTGGTTAAGAGAGACAAACACAACTCTGTTGCATAGCACTTGGAAAACCTATCATTATTTCTTCAGCTCCGATTTTTCTAGTTATCAGTAGATGAAGGAAGTCCTGCTCCATTATTTCATGGGAAGTATTGGAAAAGTACTGCTTTTAGTGCAGGAGTTCTTATTCCTTAGAGAAGCTGATGACGTCTGTGGAGCCCTGGgtcataaaaatgtatacattcatACAAGCAcaaagtttttcagttttagagaGTTCATGGATCTGTGAACTTCCCTAGGGAAGTTTtgtattaaagatttttttttggtatggaaattttttttacagTGATTCGATGGGTTTAATGTAAGTTTAAAGTAGTTGAATTATATAGAAAAACAACCCTttttaggctgggtatggtggctgacacctgtaaccctagtactttgggaggcccaggtgggaggattgcttgaggccaggagtttaaaccagcctgggcaacatagcgagacctcacttctttttttctttttctgagatggagtctcactctgtcacccaggctggagtgcagtggcgcaatctcagttcactgcaacctctgcctcctgggttcaagcgattctcctgcctcagcctcttgagtagctgggactacaggtgcatgccaccacgcccagctaatttttttgtatttttagtagagatggggttttgctgtgttagccaggatggtcttgatctcctgacctcttgatccgcccacttcggcctcccaaagtgctgggattacaggtgtgagccactgtgcccggctgcaagacctcgtttctacaaaatgaaaaaaattaactggggatGGTGGCAAGTGCTtgtagttccatctacttggGGCATTGAGGAAGAAGGctcctttgagtccaggaggttgaggctgcagtgagccaagattgtaacactgcactccagcctgggcaacagagggagatcctgacacacacacagacacacacacacacagagagagagagagaaactctaCCCTTCTTAAACTGGAAGTTAATACATCTATTTCTGTTTAGTTTCTTAATCAAGGGATCTAATTTGGCAAGGTCATAAAAGCCTGGAATCAGTATATTGTTGTGGCTAGTATGTTGTTTTTGGAGTCAGGTAGATTTGGATTCAGTTcttggctctgctacttactgaATCCCTCCTGGCCATCCTTGCCACTTGTTTCTCAGAGCTTATGTtgcatcatatataaaaatgggATGATACCATTTATCTTGCAGCACTGTTTTAGGGATTCTTAGAGATGGTAGGTATAAAATGCCTACCACAGTGACTGGCACTCAGTGAATGCTATTTTTTACTTGTGTTTGTTCTAACTCTCTTTTACCTGTAGTAACTTAGAcagatgtcttttgttttttaatccttcTTAGAGAAAGGACATTTATATGTTTAAGCATAAGAATAGCAATTtatggctgggctcagtggctcatacctgtaatcccagcactttgggatcctcctgccgaggtaggaggattgctgaagttcaggagtttgagaacagtctggtctcttctaaaaattttttaaaattcaggtatggtggtgagcgcctgtagttccagctactctggaggctgaggtgggaggatagcttgagccctaAGATTGAGGCCAcagtgatcataccactacactccagcctaggccacaaagcaagacactgtctccaaaaaacccaaaaaagtgTAACAACTTGTATTTTCAACTGGTTCCAGGGCTAATGAGAAGGAATTGCgattatacatttatacatttacattttaaaattttaccacatgtaggccaggcacagtgactcatgcctgtaatcccaacacattggaaggctgaggcgagaggatcacttgagcccaggagttcaagaccagcctgggtaaaatagcaagacctcatctctatttaaaaaaaaaaaaaaaaaatagctgggcctggtggcatgcatctgtagttgtagctacttgggaggctgaggcaggaggatcgcttgagcccaggagttggaggctgcaggggGCCTTGTtacaccactgcatcccagcctgggtgacagagtgagaccttgtctcaaaagacaaaataaaacaaacggAAGTTTTCCCACATATGAAAGGAGTATGATATGGTCTTTATTGTAGGACTTGGTTCTTCTTTATACTTTGAAGTTCCTAGACATGCAAGAATGCTTACAGTTAACAAATATAACTGATACAATTCTGTTGAATGTTACCTTGTTCTTTTCGAAATTTCAATTAGAGAAAAGAATGTCCCTTTAAGCTAAAGTGAGGTTTGATATTTATCCCTGAATTTTATCTTTGTTGTTATTAGCCTTCATTACCAAAGATGATAGAGTCTGCTGCAGTACTCCACCAACACCCCAATTTGGGGATATGGAGAGACCTAGTGATGGCAGTAAAAACATTATCACACTGATAGTCTCAGGGTCAATAATGGAGCTCTCGAATGTCTCCATTATGCTACTGGTTGATTGAATCttcaaatttcagtttttccctaaGTAAATCTGGTAGggttttcctgttctttttttttttgtatattagtaTTTGTAATCCTTTCTATAGTGATTTAAAGAATGGGGGGTTAGATGGAGGATGGAGATGTTTATGTGATCCTCTGGCTTATAAGCActccatatattttgttttttctttcttactatttAATGAAGACTACTGGATAAAGCCTGGAGACCATGTGATGATGGAAGTGTCTTGTCAAGACTGTTACTTAAGAATCCAGAGTATTAGTGTCTTGGATTTAGAATGTGAAATGGATGTTGCAAGAAGTTTTACCCAGAATAAAGACTTGTTGTCATTAGGAAATGAGGCTGAACTTTGTAGTGCCCTTGCTAACCTTCAGACCAGTAAACCAGATGCTGTAGAGCAGACATGTGTATTGGAATCTACAGAAATTGCTTTGCTTAACAACATCCCATATCATGAAGGCTTTAAAATGGCAATGAGCAAAGTTTTGTCTTCACTGACTCCAGAGAAACTGTATCAGACCATGGATACTCACTGTCAGAATGAGATGAACTCTGGAACTGGACAGAGTAATACTGTACAGAACATCCCTGAACCTTTCTACGTGTTAGATGTGTCTGAAGGCTTCTCTATTCTGCCTCTTATTGCTGGCACACTTGGGCAGGTTAAACCATACAGTTCTGTGGAGAAAGACCAGCATCGTATTGCTCTGGACCTCATATCTGAAGCCAATCACTTTCCTAAAGAAACACTTGAGTTTTGGCTGAGACATGTGGAGGATGAATCTGCTATGTTACAAAGGCCAAAATCAGACAAGTTATGGAGCATAATTATATTGGATGTCATTGAGCCATCTGGGCTCATTCAGCAGGAAATAATGGAAAAAGCTGCAATATCCAGGTAAAACACAacataataacttttttttttttttttttgagctcagATTTTATGTAAATTCCTTAAGTTATTTAATGGCATAACTGTAAAAATAAGTCAAGATCATTGTATGCTCCTCAAGCATTACTTTTCAGGACATGTGACTTCATTTGATGCTAAAATCGTCCTAGGTTTGGCCAGTGGGAGGTCCTTTAAACTAGTTCCTGTGTCTTTTTGACACGTTCCCATAATTCTTTGAGCATGTTCTTACTTTGGTGCAAccagatgttttattttcatcttgaaTTTTTCTCAACCCCAACCTTAGGATTAGTCTTTCTCCAAGGGACTCTGGTTCCTTttggttccttttagtggagaaCTATATTTTGAAACCaagatatatatatcttcaaGTGTGGTGATATTAATAGttgtgggcttttcatatatggcttttattatgttgaggtagtttccttctattcctagtttgtttaACGCTTTTGTCATGAAAGTgtgatttttgtcaaatgctttttctgcatccattgagatgatcatgtggtcttcattctgttaatgtgatgtattgtAATTGggctcctgtcttggcttcccagagtgttgggattatgggtgtgagccactgtgcctgatctgcagttgtttttaaatgatcattcttgctggaagcggtggctcatgcctgtaatcccagcactttgggaggcggaggcggactGATCAGGTGAGGTctgcagtttgagaccagcctgagcaacatggagaaaccccgtttctactaaaaattaaaaaaaaaaaaggagccaggcgtggtggcgcatgcctgtaatcccagctacttgggaggctaaggcaggagaatcacttgaacccgggaggggaaggttgctgttagctgagatcgcgccattgcactccagctctgggcaacaagagcgaaactccatctcaaaaaaaaaaaaaaaaaaagttcattcttAAGTTCTATTCACTCATGCTAGTTTAAAATACAGGGGAAAGCTTGAAGGCTTGGTAAACtctttcgttttttgtttttttaaaaaccatggctatggtttgaatgtctcctcCAAAGCTCATGTGTTGGAAAGTTAATTCTCattgcaacagtgttgagaggtgtgATATTCAAGCGGGGATGAGGTCAagggggctctgccctcataagtggattaatgccattatcatggATGGGAGTGGGGGTTTTTATACAGGATGAGGCCAGCCCtctttcccattctctctctctctctccgcccTCTGCCATGAACGGTCAGCCAAATAAGTtgctgttctttataaattacccagtctgttgtattttgttagacttttgagttacaacattatttttttcattgctgaaGGCATGGATGGTTCTGAAGTATCATTTAGCTTTGCAAAAGATTTCTGAGGAGTCTAGCAGTTGCAGTAATGTAAGTAACAACAAAACACTCAATGTTAGTAAAGATAAGCAGAGTTTCAAAGCAATGGTCATTTTATCTGAACATAGCTAACATCTGACACTATCTTTTAGCCCCCAACCTAAGGGTAGGGAGGGGGTCTTAGTCACCATTCATCTCATTCACATATAGAAGTTGAGTTGcaaggataataacagagaaaaaaaaattgcaagcatAGATAACGGAGAACTAAACTGATTATCACTTAGttgatagtgtcagatcccacaggttgaggacTCAGTTCCACGGACTGCCCCCTACTTCAGATGCCAGTTACAAGTAGTAGGTTGTCACTAGTACTTCTCACAGGCTGTAAATTGGAAGTTCCTGAGACCACTTCTTCGAGTTCCGTTAATTTTCTAGAGTGGTTcgcagaactcagggaaacactttacttatgTTTGCCCATTTCATTTATTATGAAGGAtgttacaaaggatacagatgaagagccagatgaagagatgcatagagCAAGCATGTGGGAAGTGGCACGgggcttccatgccctctctgggcaccctctaggaacctccatgtgttcagctacCTGGAAGCTGTCTGAACCTTGTCTttctgggtttttatggaagctttgTTATGTAGGCATGACTGATTACATCACCGGCTATTAgtgatcaactcaaccttcagTGTGTCTCCTCTCTCTGGAGGCTAGTGGGTTGGATGGAAAGTCCCAATCCTCTAATCTTGCCATGGTCTTTTAGCCTCCAACCTAGGGCTGGGTAGGGGCCCTTAGTCATCATTTATCTCATTAGCATACAGAAGACACCATTCTGTAGGTTCCAAGGGTGTTAGGAGTTCTGTGGCAGGAAACAGGATGAAGAccagatatatatgtatcttattATAATCACAATATCGTATTTGCCCTATGTATACTTTATATTCGGCTattcctgagttgtatcctttgtaataaatccgtaaatataagtaaagtgtttttctgagttctgtgagccattctggCAAATTATTGAACTCAAAGAGGACATTGTGGGAACCCTTGATTGTTACAGCGTGATGGGTTCTTTTTGCCCACTGCCCAGAAAAGCCAATACAGTGAGAACAGCAGAAGTCGCAGTAGGGAAAGTTTaggtgggctcatgcctgtaatcccagcacttagggaggccgaggtgggtggatcacttgaagtcaagagtttgagaccagcctggccaacatggtaaaaccccgtctctactaaaaatacaaaaattagctgggaatggtgatgtgtgcctgtaatcccagctgctcaggaggctgaggcaggagaatcgcctgaatttgggaggcagaggttgcagtgagccaagattgcagcactgcactccagcctgggcaacagtgtgagactccgtctcaaaaaaaaaaaaaaagaaaaaaagaaaagtgtgtaaTTATCACAAGGCAGCCAAGTGGAAGAATGGGAGATATTTTTCAAATCCACCTCCCTGAGAACTCAGAGGCtagttttaaagaataatttggtGAACTGGTGGCTAGGGAATGGATACTGCTGACTGGTttgggatgaaatcatagggatgTCAAAAACAGTCTTCCTGTGCTGAGTCAAGTTTCTGGGTGGGAGTCATAGGAGCAGTtgagtctgaaaaatatctcaaagaccaatcttaggttttataatactgatgttatctataggagcaattgggaCAGTTACacatcttgtgacctctggctcCATGATTCCTGAGCGGTAGGGCATTACAGAAAAGCAAGCTAGGGTACAATGACTGGGTATCATTTAACTgtgcctacattttagcagaattcaggctcctccCATAATCCTAACCTTGTGGCCTTTCCTTAGTTCTACAGTGGCTGTTTTGGTCCCTGAACAAGGAGAGGGTTCATTTCAGGAagggactattatcatccttgctttaaagttaaactataaactaaaattCCTCCCACAGTTAGCTTACCCTATGCCTGAGACAGTCAGTTTGTGAGGTTAGAAGCAGAATGGAGTGAGCTATATTAGATTTCTTTCACTGCCATAATTTTTGCAAAAGTGGTTTCAGTTTTATAGATGGCCAAAAGTACTGAAAGTCCAGGACCTACAGTTGGCATCAGAACTGGGGGCAGTCATGTGGGATGGAGCCCTTATAGCACTTGATGCTAACTCCAGGTAATGTCAGTATTGATTTCAGTTGTAGTACACTCAAAAGGTATCTGAGAATTTTTTGGGGTGGGaacctcctccctgcccccccGCCACCACCACTTGGTgtcagaagttttattttttttagacagctgtcactctgtcgcctaggctggagtgcagtgccatgatcatggctcactgcagccttgacttcctgggctcaacctACGTTTTATAAATAGAAACGGTTCCTAAGACTACTTCAGTGACTCACATGATATCGTTCCCAACTCTCTTTCTCCCATAGATTTCATGACTATAAGGTTAGCTTTTATTAACCTGTGTGCTTTTTTAACTTGCTAATTTCATAGAATGGTACCCTCTTGTGGCTATTTGGGGAGTGAAGGGTTGTTAGTCAAGCAACATAAAGTTCTGTGGCTAGTCTCTCctttcagagacctttgtgatCCTGAAGAAAATTAGATCTGATTTTCATTTAAATGCATCACAGTTAGCAGATAACGTCAGTTGTtcagataattttaataacatgagTTTTCAGAATTAAACTTGATCCTTTTGAGGAAAAAAGATTTTTCCAGTGATTTGGGAAGACATAAAATTGTAGCCAGTTTGGTAAAGGCATAGATTGGAATTTGGTTAAGAGCTGTGCAATTTTATTATGAGGTGTGAAATTTCACTAACTGTGGAGATTGAATTTCTACCAGACTACCTAATATGCCAAAAAGTTGATAGGAAAGGAATAGCAACAATGGGTAAAGCACTGGGGGCAGGGTGGAGTCCATTCTTAGGCTAATTTATGAATATAGGATTTATTACAACTCTAAAGGATCATGTCGTTATATTTAGTGGGTGAAGAGAGATTATCCTGGTGCAGAATCATGACTTatctttatgaatctggtgccATTACACTTGGAGTCATCTCTTAACTTTGCTTGCTGAATCTGTGCTCCTCACATTACGGCTGGGGATATGGCTTCCTGTTAGCTTGTCTTAGGGAGAGAGTGAGCTGTTACAAGAGCAGACTGTTTCCTTATTAACTTTTcctcaaatgtattattttgaaaattttcaaacttagGAAAAATTGCAagaataataacagagaacacTAGATTATTGTTTACTGAACCATTTGGTAGTTGATTGTTGGCATCATAAACTTCATCTTTTCTTTAGTATTTAGCATGTGTTTCCTAAGAACAAATGTTTTTCCCTACATATCACAATAAAATTGTCACTGAGGATATTTCACATTGATAAAACGCTATTATTAATATATAGTGCATATTAAAATTTCCCATTACCCCAGTAATATTCTTCAttgcttttcttcccagtctaGTTCCAATCAAGAGTATTACGTTGCATTTAGTTGCCACGTCTTGTCATTATAATTTAATTGTCCTTGCTTTAGATATCTTTAAGTGGTTATAGAATTGAGATAATCAGTTTAGTAAGAGACCGGAGAACTAATTGAAATCTAATTCAAGAGCAGTAGTGCCAAAGTAGTTTTGAGGAATGGGGTGTTTTATAGCTTAGCTTGTCTAGGTTTTAATGATCTATTTAGGGAGACTGCATAGTAtataattttggaaatgtttatgAATTACTTTTTAAGATATGAACAAATGTGTTGGTGAAATGTTtagttctatatttttataagtgGATTCTTactctaaatatttaatttaggaGTAAAAACATACTGCGAAATGTACATATGATAATATAAAGTTCACCTGCCTAGTATGCTGTTCTAGAAATTCAAGTAGGAACAAGCTTGGGATATTCAGTAAAAATGTAGATTTGACATTTGATTGTAaatgtggaaaatgaaaataattacttgGTTTAAAGTATCCTCCACCTCTGTTTCATTGGATGTCAGTAGGTGGCCCACCCGCATAGCACATAGCTCGGGTGTGAGGAAACAAGACTACATAGGTAGGTGTGGAAGCTGCCTTGGCTTAAGAGCCCTTTGCTTCATGTAGCAACTCTTCTCCCATGGGCACAGCTTCCACGGCCTAGCAATATGAACACCTGGTTACACTCTCAGGGAAGCCCACATGTGGTATGGGTTCCCGtcaggcatttatcctttgttcATAGTTCTCTCTGTCCAGATACAGTCTACctattaagagatttttttttttttttttaaccataagcAGTGTTGCTGATAAACACAGCtgacattttattcttataagattttcagagaaagagaaggtaaACCCAAGGTCAGCTGtaggaagagaaaggattttGTTAACCCTTGACTCTCTCTCCTCGAGTATTAGAgtatttggacttttttttttttttggtaattttgcATTTGGAGtgtttaaccttttattttgaaataattttcaagcCTTTGGAGAAGTTAATAATACAAAGAACTTACCATACACCTTACACTCAGATTcacaaactattaatattttgccaCATCTGCTAAATTGTTCGGGAAAAAACATTTCAGGCTCTTTCCCTGAACCATAGATACAATGTGTCTTTACTCCTAATACCTTGGAATGCATAGGACATTCACTTATATAATCACTGTACAATTATTAAAATCAGGACATTTACAGGGACACAATACTGTTATCTAAGCTACAAACTTTATCCAGGTTTCACCAGTTGTCACAATAATGTCCTTTGTAGCTTTTCTGTTCCTGGTCTGGAATCCAATCCAGGATCATATATTCCATttagttttcatgtctctttagtGGTGcagtcactgctcactgcagtgtggacctcctgggctcaagcgatcctcccacctcagcctcttgagtagctgggactgtaggtgtgcaccaccacacctggctagtttatttatttgtagagatggggtcttgctagacccaggcaggtcttgaagtcctgggctcaagcaattctctcaccttggcctcccacagtgttgggattataggcatctcggccaccatgcccagcctgtcccATTATTTTTGATGTTAATACAATCACATGATTTAAGTTGTATCTACACATTTCTCCATTCAGTAAGTCACTATGTCCTC is a window encoding:
- the PRMT9 gene encoding protein arginine N-methyltransferase 9 isoform X4 — translated: MAVECAEIRRQHRVGIKDIAGIHLPTNVKFQSPAYSSVDAEETVEPYTTEKMSRVPGGYLALTECFEIMTVDFNNLQELKSLATKKPDKIGIPVIKEGILDAIMVWFVLQLDDEHSLSTSPSEETCWEQAVYPVQDLTDYWIKPGDHVMMEVSCQDCYLRIQSISVLDLECEMDVARSFTQNKDLLSLGNEAELCSALANLQTSKPDAVEQTCVLESTEIALLNNIPYHEGFKMAMSKVLSSLTPEKLYQTMDTHCQNEMNSGTGQSNTVQNIPEPFYVLDVSEGFSILPLIAGTLGQVKPYSSVEKDQHRIALDLISEANHFPKETLEFWLRHVEDESAMLQRPKSDKLWSIIILDVIEPSGLIQQEIMEKAAISRCLLQSGGKIFPQYVLMFGLLVESQTLLEENAVQGTERTLGLNIAPFINQFQVPIRVFLDLSSLPCIPLSKPVELLRLDLMTPYLNTSKREVKVHICKSGRVTAIPFWYHMYLDEEIRLDTSSEASHWKQAAVVLDNPIQVEMGEELVLSVQHHKSNVSITVKQ